Sequence from the Luteibacter aegosomaticola genome:
CTCATCCTCTCTGGCGGGGATCCGCTTTCCCTGGCCACCCACAAGCTCGAGGAGCTGACGCGCGGCCTGGCGGCCATGCCCCACGTGATCCGCCTGCGCATCCACACCCGCCTGCCCGTGGTGCTGCCCGAGCGCGTGGATGACGCGTTCACCGCGTGGCTGGCCGCCCTGCCCTTGCAGAAGGTGGTGGTGCTGCACGCCAACCACGCCAACGAGTTCGATGCCAGCGTGGACGCCGCCTGCGCCCGCTTGCGCGAGGCCGGGGCCACCCTGCTCAACCAGTCGGTGCTGCTGCGCGGCGTGAACGATGACGCCGATGCCCTGGCCGACCTCTGCGAGCGATCGTTTGCCGCGGGGGTGCTGCCCTACTACCTGCACCAGCTCGACAAAGTCACCGGCGCCGCCCATTTCGAGGTGGCCGATGAGCAAGCACTGGCCCTGGTGGAGACACTCCGGGCACGTTTACCTGGGTACCTTGTCCCAAAACTGGTTCGGGAATTGCCCGGCGACCCCTCAAAGCGTCCCATTGCCGATTTCGCGCGCTAGTATGGGCCCATCCTGCCGTAGATCCGGCAGGACCGCGAGACAGGGGGTGCACACTGGGGAACCGGTGTGCCGGGGTGGAACTGCGGTAGCCAAGAACAAGCATGAAACACGACAACGTTATCCGCGTCCTCTTCATCGAATCGTCGGTGGAAGAGGCGGAACTATTGATCAATGTGCTGCGCAATGGCGGCATCGCCGTGCGCCCGTCGCGTGCCACCACGGCCGACGAGATCCAGGCCTGCCTGGCCGACCAGGCGCCGGACCTCGTGCTGCTGAATCCGACGGTGCCCGGGGTCGATCCGAACCAGGTCCTGCGCCAGCTTGACGCCAGCGGGCGCGACCTTGCGGCGATCGCGGTGCTGGAGCACCTCGATGACGACCAGGTGGCCGACCTGCTCGCGGGCGGTGCCCGCGGCGTGGCCCTGCGCAAGCGCCACGACCAG
This genomic interval carries:
- the epmB gene encoding EF-P beta-lysylation protein EpmB; its protein translation is MITASPTPRLPTPVQGWREAWRDAITDASELLQAVGLGHRADLLPPDDAGFPLRVPRGFVARMRQGDPSDPLLLQVLPRQAEHVEAPGFSVDAVGDMAAKAGHGLLHKYDGRALLIASGSCAVNCRYCFRRHFPYGEEIAAAAQWREALAHVAADTSIRELILSGGDPLSLATHKLEELTRGLAAMPHVIRLRIHTRLPVVLPERVDDAFTAWLAALPLQKVVVLHANHANEFDASVDAACARLREAGATLLNQSVLLRGVNDDADALADLCERSFAAGVLPYYLHQLDKVTGAAHFEVADEQALALVETLRARLPGYLVPKLVRELPGDPSKRPIADFAR